From a region of the Thermococcus sp. 21S7 genome:
- a CDS encoding TIGR00375 family protein yields the protein MQVDADLHIHSRYSKAVSKSMTVPNLAENARFKGLGIVGTGDILNPRWEEELLRYTEKVDEGTYERNGIRFILTAEVEDNRRVHHVLVFPSISAVREMRKELRRYSADIETEGRPRVNLPASEIAEVANELGVLIGPAHAFTPWTALYKEYDSLREAYQGAKVHFLELGLSADSEMADRIKAHHPLTYLSNSDAHSPMPHRLGREFNRFEVEEVTFEEIRKAILKRGGRRIVLNAGLDPRLGKYHLTACSRCYAKYSPEEARAFKWKCPKCGGRIKKGVHDRILELADTEERPKDRPPYLRLAPLAEIIAMVVGKGVETKAVRVIWERFLKEFGSEIWVLVDIPLEGLAEVHEEVAKAIWAYREGKLIVIPGGGGKYGEIRLPEEIKNARIEDLEALEVEVPKEEYRPKQTSLMKFLGGSRKAK from the coding sequence GGGATAGTCGGAACTGGAGACATACTCAACCCGAGGTGGGAGGAGGAGCTGTTAAGGTACACCGAGAAGGTTGACGAGGGAACCTACGAGAGGAACGGGATTCGCTTCATCCTCACGGCAGAGGTCGAGGATAACCGGCGCGTTCACCACGTCCTGGTTTTTCCGAGCATCTCAGCCGTCCGGGAGATGAGGAAGGAGCTGAGGAGGTACTCGGCGGACATAGAGACCGAAGGAAGGCCGAGGGTTAACCTTCCAGCGTCGGAGATAGCCGAGGTAGCGAACGAGCTCGGCGTATTGATAGGGCCGGCGCATGCATTCACGCCCTGGACGGCTCTCTACAAGGAGTACGACAGCCTCAGGGAGGCATACCAGGGGGCAAAGGTGCATTTTCTTGAGCTCGGCCTCTCGGCCGACAGCGAGATGGCCGACAGGATAAAGGCCCACCACCCGCTGACATACCTCAGCAACAGCGACGCCCACTCGCCGATGCCCCACCGCCTCGGGAGGGAGTTCAACCGCTTCGAGGTTGAGGAAGTCACCTTCGAGGAGATACGGAAGGCCATTCTCAAGAGGGGAGGTAGAAGAATCGTCCTCAACGCCGGCCTTGACCCGAGGCTGGGCAAGTACCACCTTACCGCCTGCTCCCGCTGTTATGCAAAGTATTCACCGGAGGAGGCGAGGGCTTTCAAGTGGAAGTGCCCGAAGTGCGGCGGCAGGATAAAGAAGGGCGTTCACGACAGAATCCTTGAGCTGGCAGACACTGAAGAGAGACCGAAGGACAGGCCGCCCTATTTACGCTTAGCCCCTCTGGCGGAGATAATCGCGATGGTTGTGGGAAAAGGAGTTGAGACGAAGGCAGTAAGGGTTATCTGGGAGCGCTTTTTGAAGGAGTTCGGGAGCGAGATATGGGTTCTCGTCGATATACCGCTTGAGGGTCTGGCGGAGGTTCATGAGGAGGTTGCAAAGGCCATCTGGGCCTACAGAGAGGGCAAGCTCATAGTGATTCCCGGCGGCGGAGGAAAATACGGAGAGATAAGACTGCCGGAGGAGATAAAAAATGCCAGAATAGAGGACCTCGAAGCCCTTGAGGTCGAAGTTCCAAAGGAGGAATACCGGCCGAAGCAGACGAGCCTCATGAAGTTCCTCGGGGGAAGCCGGAAGGCTAAGTGA
- the galT gene encoding galactose-1-phosphate uridylyltransferase has translation MRELRYNPLTGQWVMVSAVRKKRPWRPRNFCPFCPGGEETGYGWEVLLLPNRFPLLSFDASRPERDGFYRRARALGQCSVIVETPEHDVRDLDGLSLDAVTRVVELWKNITAELKRNPHVAYVSIFRNKGEEIGVSLTHPHGQLYATPFVPLKVRLKIENSREYSKRTGECLFCRILSEELESERAIYENGSFAIFLPFFANWPFEVHIYPKRHVQRLTQLTEEELADLADALRTATGTLNTVLERDMPYTMMVYQAPFKGTYGFYHLHIEFYPILRENGRIKYAAGIEMGTWDFTYDGIPEENAEKLKGACRKVIKRIGARGRCLT, from the coding sequence CTGAGGTACAATCCTCTAACCGGCCAGTGGGTCATGGTCTCCGCTGTGAGGAAAAAACGCCCCTGGAGGCCGCGGAACTTCTGCCCCTTCTGCCCCGGTGGCGAGGAAACCGGTTACGGCTGGGAGGTTCTCCTGCTTCCGAACAGGTTTCCCCTGCTGTCCTTCGATGCCTCACGGCCAGAGCGAGATGGGTTCTACAGGAGGGCACGGGCGCTCGGCCAGTGCAGCGTGATAGTCGAAACGCCTGAACACGACGTCAGAGACCTCGACGGGCTTTCCCTCGATGCCGTGACCAGAGTTGTTGAATTATGGAAAAACATAACCGCAGAACTGAAGAGAAATCCCCACGTTGCCTACGTCTCAATCTTCCGAAACAAGGGTGAGGAGATAGGTGTTAGCCTGACCCATCCCCACGGCCAGCTCTACGCGACACCGTTCGTACCCCTCAAGGTTCGCCTCAAAATCGAGAACTCCAGGGAATACTCCAAGCGCACCGGTGAGTGCCTCTTCTGCAGGATTCTGAGCGAGGAGCTGGAGAGTGAGAGGGCGATATACGAGAACGGAAGCTTTGCAATCTTCCTGCCCTTCTTTGCGAACTGGCCCTTTGAAGTCCACATCTACCCCAAAAGGCACGTCCAGAGGCTCACCCAGCTGACGGAGGAAGAGCTCGCGGATTTGGCCGACGCGCTCAGGACTGCGACCGGAACCCTCAACACGGTCCTGGAGAGGGACATGCCCTATACGATGATGGTCTATCAGGCACCGTTTAAGGGAACCTACGGCTTCTACCACCTCCACATCGAGTTCTATCCAATCCTGAGGGAGAACGGCAGAATCAAGTACGCCGCGGGGATAGAGATGGGAACCTGGGACTTCACCTACGATGGAATCCCAGAGGAGAATGCGGAGAAGCTGAAGGGTGCCTGCAGAAAGGTGATAAAAAGAATCGGCGCAAGGGGTAGGTGCCTCACTTAG